A window of the Vigna angularis cultivar LongXiaoDou No.4 chromosome 3, ASM1680809v1, whole genome shotgun sequence genome harbors these coding sequences:
- the LOC108325217 gene encoding purple acid phosphatase, whose translation MEGETTRVAFESWFVKYKVDVLFAGHVHAYERSERISNIEYNLVNGRCGPTKDLSAPVYINIGDGGNIEGLALNMTNPQPEYSAYREASFGHAIFEIKNRTHAHYSWHRNEDDVAVTADSMWFFNRFWHPVDDSTTK comes from the exons ATGGAAGGGGAAACCACGAGGGTAGCTTTTGAGTCTTGGTTTGTGAAGTACAAGGTTGATGTTTTGTTCGCTGGTCATGTCCATGCCTATGAACGAAGT GAACGTATATCCAACATTGAATACAACCTTGTTAACGGTCGATGTGGACCTACGAAGGACCTGTCAGCTCCTGTATACATAAACATTGGTGATGGAGGGAACATTGAAGGCTTAGCATTGAA CATGACAAATCCACAACCTGAGTACTCTGCATATAGGGAGGCGAGTTTTGGGCATGCCATTTTCGAAATAAAGAACAGAACACATGCTCACTATAGCTGGCACCGAAATGAAGATGACGTTGCTGTTACAGCTGATTCCATGTGGTTTTTCAACAGATTCTGGCATCCTGTTGATGATTCCACAACAAAGTGA